A single region of the Parasphingorhabdus litoris DSM 22379 genome encodes:
- a CDS encoding class I adenylate-forming enzyme family protein encodes MIDETLGVMTQPGQLLELSSVNKYGVDMPIFKNAPSNVSDFFAFFCMQHADKEFLVDGDIRLTFKETYAAARVLAGGLVAGHGVKKGDRIGIAARNSANWIILDMAITMAGGVSTKLNGWWQGDELADGIEDVGCSIVFADAQRAARLSESGRDHGAEVILFDHDLPPLEGLKACLEKGGDAETPLPQMGPEDNATILFTSGSTGRSKGAYAEHRAVVQGAMSFVGAFAVMAHLMEKAGTLPDIQPTALVAVPLFHVTASVPLVLVSYAIGRKLVMQKKWDAEEAMRLIEKEKVTYFVGVPLMSMEIYAHPKVNDYDLSTCVSMAAGGAPRPVEHVKRIKEGMGKGFPLIGYGLTETNGVGCSNQNENYLAKPDSTGRATPPIVDVGILDDDGNKVPQGERGEVCIRSSANFTGYWNNEQATKDAFTDDGYFRTGDIGYLDEDGYLFIVDRKKEIIIRGGENISCQEVEAAIYSHTSVAEACIFGVEDERFGEVPGLVYHVKDGETLPQDELMEFLKDKLAPFKMPVHIWQYDEPLPKLGTAKIAKIVLAKKHREMLAATG; translated from the coding sequence ATGATCGACGAAACCCTGGGCGTCATGACGCAGCCGGGACAGCTTTTGGAGCTTTCCTCCGTCAATAAATACGGCGTCGATATGCCGATATTCAAAAATGCGCCGAGTAATGTTTCGGACTTTTTTGCCTTTTTCTGCATGCAGCATGCCGACAAAGAATTTCTTGTCGATGGTGATATCCGACTGACTTTTAAGGAAACTTATGCCGCAGCACGGGTTTTGGCGGGCGGATTGGTTGCCGGACATGGGGTCAAGAAAGGTGACCGGATCGGTATTGCAGCGCGCAACTCCGCGAACTGGATCATCCTTGATATGGCGATCACCATGGCGGGCGGTGTCTCGACCAAATTAAACGGTTGGTGGCAAGGCGATGAGCTGGCTGACGGTATCGAAGATGTTGGCTGTTCCATTGTTTTTGCCGATGCGCAACGCGCAGCGCGCCTGAGCGAATCGGGACGCGACCATGGCGCAGAGGTTATTTTGTTCGATCATGATCTTCCGCCACTGGAAGGATTAAAGGCCTGTCTGGAAAAAGGCGGAGATGCGGAAACGCCGCTGCCGCAAATGGGACCAGAGGATAATGCGACGATATTGTTCACCTCCGGTTCGACCGGACGGTCGAAAGGTGCCTATGCCGAACACCGTGCGGTCGTTCAGGGCGCAATGAGCTTTGTCGGCGCCTTTGCTGTGATGGCGCATTTGATGGAAAAAGCCGGCACATTGCCGGATATTCAGCCGACCGCTTTGGTGGCTGTGCCGCTATTTCACGTCACAGCCTCGGTGCCGCTGGTGCTGGTAAGCTACGCGATTGGCCGCAAGCTGGTGATGCAGAAAAAATGGGATGCCGAAGAGGCGATGCGCCTGATCGAAAAGGAAAAAGTGACCTATTTCGTTGGCGTTCCGCTGATGAGTATGGAGATTTACGCGCATCCCAAGGTCAATGACTATGATCTTAGCACCTGTGTTTCGATGGCCGCTGGTGGTGCGCCGCGTCCGGTTGAGCACGTCAAACGGATCAAGGAAGGCATGGGCAAGGGCTTTCCGCTCATTGGCTATGGTCTGACCGAAACCAATGGTGTCGGCTGTTCCAACCAGAATGAAAATTATCTCGCCAAGCCCGATAGCACCGGCCGCGCCACGCCGCCGATTGTTGATGTCGGCATATTGGATGATGATGGCAACAAGGTGCCGCAAGGCGAACGCGGCGAAGTGTGCATCCGCTCGTCCGCCAATTTCACCGGCTATTGGAATAACGAACAAGCGACCAAAGACGCATTTACCGATGATGGTTATTTCCGCACTGGCGATATCGGCTATCTCGACGAAGACGGCTATCTGTTCATCGTCGACCGCAAGAAAGAAATTATCATTCGCGGCGGCGAGAATATCAGCTGTCAGGAAGTCGAAGCGGCGATTTACAGCCACACCTCCGTGGCAGAAGCTTGCATATTTGGCGTCGAAGATGAGCGGTTTGGCGAAGTTCCCGGCCTGGTTTATCATGTCAAAGACGGTGAAACATTGCCGCAAGACGAGCTTATGGAATTCCTGAAAGACAAGCTCGCACCGTTTAAAATGCCAGTGCATATCTGGCAATATGACGAACCGCTGCCGAAGCTGGGCACTGCGAAAATCGCGAAAATCGTGTTGGCGAAAAAACATCGGGAAATGCTGGCTGCCACGGGATGA